A stretch of the Capsicum annuum cultivar UCD-10X-F1 chromosome 10, UCD10Xv1.1, whole genome shotgun sequence genome encodes the following:
- the LOC107854535 gene encoding sucrose-phosphatase 2: protein MDRLTSAARLMIVSDLDHTMVDHHDTENLSLLRFNALWEANYRDNSLLVFSTGRSPTLYKELRKEKPMLTPDITIMSVGTEITYGNSMVPDDGWETFLNNKWDRKIVTEETCKFPELTLQAESEQRPHKVSFSVQKEKAEDIMKTLSKRLEERGLDVKIIYSGGMDLDILPQGAGKGQALAYLLKKLKSEGKLPHNTLACGDSGNDAELFSIPDVYGVMVANAQEELLQWHAANAKNNPKVIHASERCAAGIIQAIGHFNLGPSTSPRDVMDLSDCKMDNFVPAYEVVKFYLFFEKWRRGEIEHSEHYLANLKAVCRPSGTFVHPSGVEKSLQECVTLFRTCHGDKQGKQYRIWVDQVLPAQVGSDSWLVSFKKWELSGEDRRCCITTVLLSSKGKTLADGLTWTHVHQTWLHGSAPSDSTAWLV from the exons ATGGATCGGCTAACCAGTGCTGCACGTCTTATGATAGTCTCAGATCTTGACCATACGATG GTAGATCATCATGATACCGAGAACCTTTCTCTGCTTAGGTTCAATGCTTTATGGGAAGCCAATTATCGTGACAACTCTTTGTTAGTGTTTTCTACTGGGAGATCACCTACACTTTACAAGGAGTTGAGGAAAGAAAAGCCCATGCTAACCCCAGATATTACTATTATGTCTGTGGGAACTGAAATAACATATGGTAACTCTATGGTGCCCGATGATGGGTGGGAAACTTTTCTAAATAACAAATGGGATAGAAAGATTGTAACAGAGGAGACATGCAAGTTTCCTGAACTCACTCTCCAG GCAGAATCAGAGCAGCGACCTCACAAGGTCAGTTTCTCTGTTCAGAAAGAGAAAGCAGAAGATATAATGAAAACTCTTTCCAAGCGCTTGGAAGAACGTGGG CTGGATGTCAAAATAATTTACAGTGGGGGGATGGATCTAGATATATTACCACAAGGTGCTGGGAAAGGACAAGCACTTGCATATCTGCTTAAGAAATTGAAGAGTGAGGGGAAATTACCACACAACACCCTTGCCTGCGGTGACTCTGGGAATGACGCTGAGCTATTCAGTATCCCAGATGTGTATGGTGTAATG GTAGCTAATGCACAGGAGGAATTACTGCAGTGGCATGCTGCAAATGCAAAAAATAACCCCAAAGTAATTCATGCATCTGAGAGATGTGCCGCCGGTATCATACAAGCCATTGGTCATTTCAACCTTGGTCCAAGTACCTCCCCTAGAGATGTTATGGATTTGTCAGATTGCAAGATGGACAACTTTGTTCCCGCCTATGAGGTTGTCAAATTTTACCTGTTTTTCGAGAAATGGAGGCGTGGAGAAATTGAGCATTCTGAACATTACCTGGCAAACCTGAAAGCAGTGTGT AGACCATCTGGTACTTTTGTCCACCCATCTGGTGTTGAGAAATCACTTCAGGAATGTGTAACTTTATTCAGAACATGTCATGGTGACAAGCAGGGGAAACAATATCGTATTTGGGTCGATCAAGTTTTACCTGCACAGGTTGGTTCGGACTCATGGTTAGTGAGTTTCAAGAAGTGGGAGCTCTCTG GTGAAGACAGGCGATGTTGCATAACTACAGTCCTATTAAGTTCAAAG GGTAAGACTCTCGCAGATGGGCTCACTTGGACTCATGTACATCAGACATGGCTGCACGGTTCTGCACCAAGTGACTCCACAGCCTGGCTCGTTTAG
- the LOC107854534 gene encoding prolycopene isomerase, chloroplastic isoform X1 encodes MGTLNFVFPNSLLDGTCKIVALGDSKLRCNKQRSSCFDPLRIGNCIDHQKLYKAKGRKGGSASKLKAVLDVDKKVESSGSSDVEGNESGSYDAIVIGSGIGGLVAATQLAVKGAKVLVLEKYVIPGGSSGFYERDGYKFDVGSSVMFGFSDKGNLNLITQALAAVGCRLEVIPDPTTVHFHLPNDLSVRIHREYDDFIEELVSKFPHEKEGIIKFYSECWKIFNSLNSLELKSLEEPIYLFGQFFKKPLECLTLAYYLPQNAGDIARKYIRDPGLLSFIDAECFIVSTVNALQTPMINASMVLCDRHFGGINYPVGGVGEIAKSLAKGLGDHGSQIIYRANVTSIILDNGKAVGVKLSDGRKFYAKTVVSNATRWDTFGKLLKAENLPKEEENFQKAYVKAPSFLSIHLGVKADVLPPDTDCHHFVLEEVCKDNWTNLEKPYGSIFLSIPTVLDSSLAPEGHHILHIFTTSSIEDYEGLSRKDYDAKKDLVAEKIISRLEKTLFPGLKSSILFKEVGTPKTHRRYLARDSGTYGPMPRGTPKGLLGMPFNTTAIDGLYCVGDSCFPGQGVIAVAFSGVMCAHRVAADLGFEEKSDVLDSALLRLLGWLRTLA; translated from the exons ATGGGTACCTTGAATTTTGTGTTTCCCAATTCACTTCTCGATGGTACTTGCAAGATTGTAGCTTTGGGTGATAGCAAACTCAGATGTAATAAACAGAGAAGTTCTTGTTTTGACCCTTTGAGAATTGGGAATTGTATAGATCACCAGAAGCTTTACAAGGCTAAGGGAAGAAAAGGGGGTAGTGCGTCGAAGTTGAAAGCAGTTCTAGATGTAGATAAAAAGGTGGAGAGTTCTGGAAGTAGTGATGTAGAAGGAAATGAAAGTGGCAGCTATGATGCCATTGTTATAGGGTCAGGAATAGGTGGATTGGTGGCAGCGACGCAGCTGGCAGTTAAGGGAGCTAAGGTTTTAGTTTTGGAGAAGTATGTTATTCCTGGTGGAAGCTCCGGATTTTACGAAAGGGATGGTTATAAGTTTGATGTTGGTTCATCAGTGATGTTTGGGTTCAGTGATAAG GGAAACCTCAATTTGATTACTCAAGCATTGGCAGCAGTAGGATGTAGACTAGAAGTTATACCTGACCCGACAACTGTACATTTCCACCTGCCAAATGACCTTTCTGTCCGTATACACCGAGAATATGACGACTTCATTGAAGAGCTCGTGAGTAAATTTCCACATGAAAAAGAAGGGATTATCAAATTCTATAGCGAATGCTGGAAG ATCTTTAATTCTCTGAATTCATTGGAACTGAAGTCTTTGGAGGAGCCCATCTACCTTTTTGGCCAGTTTTTTAAGAAGCCCCTTGAATGCTTGACTCTTG CCTACTATTTGCCCCAGAATGCCGGTGACATTGCTCGGAAGTATATAAGAGATCCAGGGTTGCTGTCCTTTATAGATGCAGAG TGCTTTATTGTGAGTacagttaatgcattacaaaCACCAATGATCAATGCAAGCATG GTTCTATGTGACAGACATTTTGGTGGAATCAACTATCCTGTTGGTGGAGTTGGCGAGATTGCCAAATCCTTAGCGAAAGGCTTGGGTGATCACGGAAGTCAGATAATTTATAGGGCAAACGTCACAAGTATCATTTTGGACAATGGCAAAGCT GTGGGAGTGAAGCTTTCTGATGGAAGGAAGTTTTATGCTAAAACCGTAGTATCGAATGCCACCAGATGGGATACTTTTG GAAAGCTTTTAAAAGCTGAGAATcttccaaaagaagaagaaaatttccAGAAAGCTTATGTAAAAGcaccttcttttctttctattcATTTGGGGGTTAAAGCAGATGTTTTACCACCAGACACTGATTGCCACCATTTTGTCCTTGAG GAGGtctgcaag GATAACTGGACAAATTTGGAGAAACCATATGGAAGTATATTCTTGAGCATTCCAACAGTTCTTGATTCATCATTGGCCCCCGAAGGGCACCATATTCTTCACATTTTTACAACGTCGAGCATAGAAGATTATGAG GGACTCTCTCGGAAAGACTATGACGCGAAGAAAGATCTTGTTGCTGAAAAGATTATAAGCAGACTTGAAAAAACACTCTTCCCAGGGCTTAAGTCATCTATTCTCTTTAAGGAg GTGGGAACACCAAAGACCCACAGACGATACCTTGCTCGTGATAGTGGTACCTATGGACCAATGCCACGGGGAACACCAAAGGGACTACTTGGAATGCCTTTCAATACCACT GCTATAGATGGTCTATATTGTGTTGGTGATAGTTGCTTTCCGGGACAAGGAGTTATAGCTGTAGCCTTTTCAGGAGTAATGTGCGCTCATCGTGTTGCGGCTGACTTAG GGTTTGAGGAAAAATCTGATGTGTTGGACAGTGCTCTTCTAAGGCTACTTGGTTGGTTAAGGACACTAGCATGA
- the LOC107854534 gene encoding prolycopene isomerase, chloroplastic isoform X2 — protein MGTLNFVFPNSLLDGTCKIVALGDSKLRCNKQRSSCFDPLRIGNCIDHQKLYKAKGRKGGSASKLKAVLDVDKKVESSGSSDVEGNESGSYDAIVIGSGIGGLVAATQLAVKGAKVLVLEKYVIPGGSSGFYERDGYKFDVGSSVMFGFSDKGNLNLITQALAAVGCRLEVIPDPTTVHFHLPNDLSVRIHREYDDFIEELVSKFPHEKEGIIKFYSECWKIFNSLNSLELKSLEEPIYLFGQFFKKPLECLTLAYYLPQNAGDIARKYIRDPGLLSFIDAECFIVSTVNALQTPMINASMVLCDRHFGGINYPVGGVGEIAKSLAKGLGDHGSQIIYRANVTSIILDNGKAVGVKLSDGRKFYAKTVVSNATRWDTFGKLLKAENLPKEEENFQKAYVKAPSFLSIHLGVKADVLPPDTDCHHFVLEDNWTNLEKPYGSIFLSIPTVLDSSLAPEGHHILHIFTTSSIEDYEGLSRKDYDAKKDLVAEKIISRLEKTLFPGLKSSILFKEVGTPKTHRRYLARDSGTYGPMPRGTPKGLLGMPFNTTAIDGLYCVGDSCFPGQGVIAVAFSGVMCAHRVAADLGFEEKSDVLDSALLRLLGWLRTLA, from the exons ATGGGTACCTTGAATTTTGTGTTTCCCAATTCACTTCTCGATGGTACTTGCAAGATTGTAGCTTTGGGTGATAGCAAACTCAGATGTAATAAACAGAGAAGTTCTTGTTTTGACCCTTTGAGAATTGGGAATTGTATAGATCACCAGAAGCTTTACAAGGCTAAGGGAAGAAAAGGGGGTAGTGCGTCGAAGTTGAAAGCAGTTCTAGATGTAGATAAAAAGGTGGAGAGTTCTGGAAGTAGTGATGTAGAAGGAAATGAAAGTGGCAGCTATGATGCCATTGTTATAGGGTCAGGAATAGGTGGATTGGTGGCAGCGACGCAGCTGGCAGTTAAGGGAGCTAAGGTTTTAGTTTTGGAGAAGTATGTTATTCCTGGTGGAAGCTCCGGATTTTACGAAAGGGATGGTTATAAGTTTGATGTTGGTTCATCAGTGATGTTTGGGTTCAGTGATAAG GGAAACCTCAATTTGATTACTCAAGCATTGGCAGCAGTAGGATGTAGACTAGAAGTTATACCTGACCCGACAACTGTACATTTCCACCTGCCAAATGACCTTTCTGTCCGTATACACCGAGAATATGACGACTTCATTGAAGAGCTCGTGAGTAAATTTCCACATGAAAAAGAAGGGATTATCAAATTCTATAGCGAATGCTGGAAG ATCTTTAATTCTCTGAATTCATTGGAACTGAAGTCTTTGGAGGAGCCCATCTACCTTTTTGGCCAGTTTTTTAAGAAGCCCCTTGAATGCTTGACTCTTG CCTACTATTTGCCCCAGAATGCCGGTGACATTGCTCGGAAGTATATAAGAGATCCAGGGTTGCTGTCCTTTATAGATGCAGAG TGCTTTATTGTGAGTacagttaatgcattacaaaCACCAATGATCAATGCAAGCATG GTTCTATGTGACAGACATTTTGGTGGAATCAACTATCCTGTTGGTGGAGTTGGCGAGATTGCCAAATCCTTAGCGAAAGGCTTGGGTGATCACGGAAGTCAGATAATTTATAGGGCAAACGTCACAAGTATCATTTTGGACAATGGCAAAGCT GTGGGAGTGAAGCTTTCTGATGGAAGGAAGTTTTATGCTAAAACCGTAGTATCGAATGCCACCAGATGGGATACTTTTG GAAAGCTTTTAAAAGCTGAGAATcttccaaaagaagaagaaaatttccAGAAAGCTTATGTAAAAGcaccttcttttctttctattcATTTGGGGGTTAAAGCAGATGTTTTACCACCAGACACTGATTGCCACCATTTTGTCCTTGAG GATAACTGGACAAATTTGGAGAAACCATATGGAAGTATATTCTTGAGCATTCCAACAGTTCTTGATTCATCATTGGCCCCCGAAGGGCACCATATTCTTCACATTTTTACAACGTCGAGCATAGAAGATTATGAG GGACTCTCTCGGAAAGACTATGACGCGAAGAAAGATCTTGTTGCTGAAAAGATTATAAGCAGACTTGAAAAAACACTCTTCCCAGGGCTTAAGTCATCTATTCTCTTTAAGGAg GTGGGAACACCAAAGACCCACAGACGATACCTTGCTCGTGATAGTGGTACCTATGGACCAATGCCACGGGGAACACCAAAGGGACTACTTGGAATGCCTTTCAATACCACT GCTATAGATGGTCTATATTGTGTTGGTGATAGTTGCTTTCCGGGACAAGGAGTTATAGCTGTAGCCTTTTCAGGAGTAATGTGCGCTCATCGTGTTGCGGCTGACTTAG GGTTTGAGGAAAAATCTGATGTGTTGGACAGTGCTCTTCTAAGGCTACTTGGTTGGTTAAGGACACTAGCATGA